Below is a genomic region from Palaemon carinicauda isolate YSFRI2023 chromosome 31, ASM3689809v2, whole genome shotgun sequence.
ACTACATTTTCAAAACCTTCTTCTACTACACACGAAGTTATAACATCAGGCAAATCATTTAAAAGTATCTTAAGCCAGTAAAAGCTCTCCTTCAGTATATTGCTATAATACGTATCGCCGTAATAATAACAaacattataacaataacaatcaaaataataatgttctttgcaataataataatgataataataataataaccatattaaaaaataataataatgataataataataataataataataataataataataataataataataataataataaaaacgttatttgtaaatatttaaatacattGGTAATATCTgatttatatctctatatatttgtggcatattttgtgtgtgtgtatgtatatgtatatatatatatatatatatatgtgtgtgtgtgtatatatatatatatatatatacacacacagtatataaaggATATCTTGAACAAAAATCACCTGTCAGAATAAAGACGATTCGTACCTAACAAAGCCATGAAATCTAATTAATTCATAGACTCCCAAATATACTCAAAGCGTATGTTACATTAATAACCTTCTCGACTTAAGCATTACGCATTACCCGATTTCTGTAATAAACCTATCGCCACAGGCGCGCTGAACAGCACAAGGTCCCACGGGGCCCTGAACAACACAAGGTCCCACGGGGCCCTGAACAACACAAGGTCCCACGGGGCCCTGAACAACACAAGGTCCCAAGAGCCCTGAACAGCACAATGTCCCACGGGGCCCTGAACAACACAAGGTCCCACGGGGGCCCTGAACAACACAAGGTCCCACGGGGCCCTGAACAACACAAGGTCCCACGGGGCCCTGAACAACACAAGGTCCCAAAGAGCCCTGAACAGCACAATGTCCCACGGGGCCCTGAACAACACAAGGTCCCACGGGGCCCTGAACAACACAAGGTCCCACGGGGCCCTGAACATCACAAGGTCCCACGGGGCCCTGAACAACACAAGGTCCCAAAGAGCCCTGAACAGCACAATGTCCCACGGGGGCCCTGAACAACACAAGGTCCCACGGGGCCCTGAACAACACAAGGTCCCACGGGGCCCTGAACAACACAAGGTCCCACGGGGCCCTGAACAACACAAGGTCCCACGGGGCCCTGAACAACACAAGGGTCCCACGGGGCCCTGAACAACACAAGGTCCCACGGGGCCCTGAATAGCACAATGTCCCACGGGGCCCTGAACAACACAAGGTCCCACGGGGCCCTGAACAACACAAGGTCCCACGGGGCCCTGAACAACACAAGGTCCCAAAGAGCCCTGAACAGCACAATGTCCCACGGGGGCCCTGAACAACACAAGGTCCCACGGGGCCCTGAACAACACAAGGTCCCACGGGGCCCTGAACATCACAAGGTCCCACGGGGCCCTGAACAACACAAGGTCCCAAAGAGCCCTGAACAGCACAATGTCCCACGGGGCCCTGAACAACACAAGGTCCCACGGGGCCCTGAACAACACAAGGTCCCACGGGGCCCTGAACAACACAAGGTCCCACGGGGCCCTGAACAACAAAAGGTCCCAAAGAGCCCTGAACAGCACAATGTCCCACGGGGCCCTGAACAACACAAGGTCCCACGGGGCCCTGAACAACACAAGGTCCCACGGAGCCCTGAACAACACAAGGTCCCAAAGAGCCCTGAACAGCACAATGTCCCACGGGGCCCTGAACAACACAAGGTCCCACGGGGCCCTGAACAACACAAGGTCCCATGGGGCCCTGAACAACACAAGGTCCCACGGGGCCCTGAAAAACACAAGGTCCCAAGGAGCC
It encodes:
- the LOC137624633 gene encoding collagen alpha-2(I) chain-like; protein product: MSLQKLQSKRGKEEKTMINKLRKFADVDDIGIGLLRTLCCSDPVGPCAVQGSLGPCVFQGPVGPCVVQGPMGPCVVQGPVGPCVVQGPVGHCAVQGSLGPCVVQGSVGPCVVQGPVGPCVVQGPVGHCAVQGSLGPFVVQGPVGPCVVQGPVGPCVVQGPVGPCVVQGPVGHCAVQGSLGPCVVQGPVGPCDVQGPVGPCVVQGPVGPCVVQGPRGTLCCSGLFGTLCCSGPRGTLCCSGPRGTLCCSGPRGTLCYSGPRGTLCCSGPRGTLVLFRAPWDLVLFRAPWDLVLFRAPWDLVLFRAPWDLVLFRAPVGHCAVQGSLGPCVVQGPVGPCDVQGPVGPCVVQGPVGPCVVQGPVGHCAVQGSLGPCVVQGPVGPCVVQGPVGPCVVQGPRGTLCCSGPRGTLCCSGLLGPCVVQGPVGPCVVQGPVGPCVVQGPVGPCAVQRACGDRFITEIG